One segment of Trichlorobacter ammonificans DNA contains the following:
- a CDS encoding methyl-accepting chemotaxis protein yields the protein MLKNLKIGSRLSAGFGVLLVLVILTGALGANTLYTVLQQFKRSDTIAHLTADTIQKEVDHLTWANNVTGALASGKADNLTAQPDPHKCAFGKWYYGEERKRAETMVPGISTPLQAIEAPHKTLHESAVTIKSALARGDLGQAAHIYTTVSAPSLAKVREQLSAIKDVLNKANEQTSKEVQASGTRANYLIVTISILAVVIGSIVMRSITRSITRPVNACVDAANKIAQGDTNVTLDTTSNDETGVLQQAMQKMVDAVNALIKDAGMLSDAAIAGKLATRADASQHQGDFQKIVVGVNDTLDAVIGPLNVAAEYVDRISKGDIPPRITDSYNGDFNEIKNNLNQCIDAVNALVADANLLSQAAVEGKLATRADATKHQGDFRRIVSGVNDTLDAVIGPLNVAAEYVDRISKGDIPPRITDSYNGDLNEIKNNLNQCIDAVNALVADANLLSQAAVEGKLATRADATKHQGDFRRIVSGVNDTLDAVIGPLNVAADYVDKISKGDIPAKISDSYNGDFNTIKNNLNTCIDAVNSLVSDANLLSKAAVDGKLATRADASKHQGDFRKIVQGVNDTLDAVIGPLNVAAEYVERISKGDMPKVITDSYNGDFNAIKNNLNVLIEATNSITANAKLVAQGNLMVELKKRSEQDELMESLQNMVDKLKEVVREVQAAADGVATGGQELAATAQSLSQGATEQAASAEEVSSSMEEMSSSIKQNADNASQTEKISNKSAADAREGGKAVQETVAAMKEIATKISIIEEIARQTNLLALNAAIEAARAGEHGKGFAVVASEVRKLAERSQTAAGEISELSGRSVQVAEAAGQMLTAILPDIQRTAELVQEISASSKEQDAGADQINKAIQQLDQVIQQNASAAEEMASTTEELTSQAEQLKATISFFQLDTHGMQRALPHRSAPAVSKRSLPPTHTAAKPSKTGGGVQIDLGSTAKDHLDDEFEKF from the coding sequence ATGCTGAAAAATTTGAAAATCGGCTCACGGCTGAGTGCTGGCTTCGGCGTCTTGCTGGTGCTGGTCATTCTTACAGGAGCATTGGGCGCCAACACTCTTTACACTGTCTTGCAGCAATTCAAACGGTCCGACACGATCGCCCATCTGACCGCCGATACCATCCAAAAGGAAGTGGACCACCTGACCTGGGCCAACAATGTGACCGGCGCACTGGCATCGGGCAAGGCTGACAATCTAACTGCCCAGCCCGATCCGCACAAGTGTGCCTTTGGCAAGTGGTATTACGGGGAAGAGAGGAAACGTGCCGAAACCATGGTTCCCGGTATTTCCACTCCATTGCAAGCGATCGAAGCGCCTCACAAAACCCTCCATGAATCGGCAGTCACCATCAAGTCTGCCTTAGCACGGGGCGATCTGGGCCAAGCAGCCCATATCTACACCACGGTGTCGGCGCCAAGCCTGGCAAAGGTGCGGGAGCAGTTGAGCGCGATCAAGGATGTTTTGAACAAGGCCAACGAACAGACCAGCAAGGAGGTACAGGCATCCGGTACGCGGGCAAATTACCTTATCGTGACCATCAGCATACTTGCGGTTGTCATCGGCAGTATCGTGATGCGTTCCATCACCCGTTCCATCACCCGTCCGGTCAATGCCTGCGTTGATGCGGCCAACAAGATTGCCCAGGGTGACACCAACGTGACCCTGGACACCACCAGCAACGACGAGACCGGTGTTCTGCAGCAGGCGATGCAGAAGATGGTGGATGCGGTGAACGCCCTGATCAAGGATGCCGGCATGCTGTCCGACGCTGCCATTGCGGGCAAGCTTGCCACCCGTGCCGATGCCTCCCAGCACCAGGGTGATTTCCAGAAGATCGTGGTGGGTGTCAACGACACCCTGGACGCGGTGATTGGTCCCCTGAACGTGGCTGCCGAGTACGTGGACCGCATTTCCAAGGGCGACATTCCGCCGAGGATCACCGACAGCTACAACGGCGACTTCAACGAAATCAAGAACAACCTCAACCAGTGTATTGACGCCGTCAACGCCCTGGTTGCCGATGCCAACCTGCTCTCCCAGGCGGCGGTTGAGGGCAAACTTGCCACCCGTGCCGATGCCACCAAGCACCAGGGGGATTTCCGCAGGATCGTGTCCGGGGTCAACGACACCCTGGATGCGGTGATTGGTCCCTTGAACGTGGCTGCCGAGTACGTGGACCGCATTTCCAAGGGTGACATTCCGCCGAGGATCACCGACAGCTACAACGGCGACTTAAACGAGATCAAGAACAACCTCAACCAGTGTATTGACGCCGTCAACGCCCTGGTTGCCGATGCCAACCTGCTCTCCCAGGCGGCGGTTGAGGGCAAACTTGCCACCCGTGCCGATGCCACCAAGCACCAGGGGGATTTCCGCAGGATCGTATCCGGGGTCAACGACACCCTGGATGCCGTCATCGGCCCCCTGAATGTGGCTGCAGACTATGTTGACAAGATATCAAAAGGCGATATTCCCGCCAAAATCAGCGACAGCTACAACGGTGACTTCAACACCATCAAGAACAACCTGAACACCTGCATTGATGCGGTGAACAGCCTGGTATCCGACGCCAACCTGCTCTCCAAGGCAGCAGTTGACGGCAAACTTGCCACCCGTGCCGATGCTTCCAAGCACCAGGGGGATTTCCGCAAGATCGTCCAGGGTGTCAACGACACCCTGGATGCGGTGATTGGTCCCTTGAACGTGGCTGCCGAGTACGTGGAGCGCATCTCCAAGGGTGACATGCCCAAAGTCATTACGGACAGCTACAACGGCGACTTCAACGCCATCAAGAACAACCTGAACGTGCTGATCGAAGCCACCAACTCCATCACTGCCAACGCCAAGCTGGTTGCCCAGGGCAACCTGATGGTTGAGCTGAAGAAGCGCAGCGAGCAGGATGAGCTGATGGAATCGTTGCAGAACATGGTGGACAAGTTGAAAGAGGTGGTGCGTGAAGTCCAGGCTGCTGCCGACGGCGTTGCCACCGGCGGTCAGGAGCTGGCGGCAACCGCCCAGTCCCTCTCCCAGGGAGCAACCGAGCAGGCGGCAAGCGCCGAAGAGGTCTCAAGCTCCATGGAGGAGATGTCCTCCAGCATCAAGCAGAACGCCGACAACGCCTCCCAGACCGAGAAGATCTCCAACAAGTCCGCTGCCGATGCCCGCGAGGGCGGCAAGGCGGTTCAGGAGACGGTGGCTGCCATGAAGGAGATTGCCACCAAGATCAGCATCATTGAAGAGATTGCCCGCCAGACCAACCTTCTGGCCTTGAACGCCGCCATTGAGGCGGCGAGAGCCGGCGAGCACGGCAAGGGATTTGCGGTGGTTGCCAGCGAAGTGAGAAAGCTTGCGGAAAGAAGCCAGACCGCAGCCGGCGAGATATCCGAACTGTCGGGCAGAAGCGTTCAGGTTGCCGAGGCTGCCGGTCAGATGCTGACCGCCATCTTGCCGGACATCCAGCGTACTGCCGAACTGGTGCAGGAGATCAGCGCCTCCAGCAAGGAGCAGGATGCCGGTGCCGACCAGATCAACAAGGCGATCCAGCAACTGGATCAGGTGATCCAGCAGAACGCCTCGGCAGCGGAAGAGATGGCCTCCACCACGGAAGAGCTGACCAGCCAGGCCGAGCAGTTGAAGGCCACCATCTCCTTCTTCCAGTTGGACACTCACGGCATGCAGCGTGCCCTTCCCCACCGGTCGGCACCTGCGGTATCGAAACGGTCGCTGCCGCCGACACACACCGCGGCCAAACCCTCCAAAACAGGAGGCGGCGTGCAGATCGACCTGGGAAGCACAGCAAAAGACCACCTGGATGACGAATTCGAAAAATTCTGA
- a CDS encoding chemotaxis protein CheW produces the protein MAVATITETVQYLTFKLADEIFALDVAKVREILEYTSITKVPQTPEFMRGVINLRGSVVPVVDLRLKFGMESTEQTVNTCIIVVEVTLEGDTTVLGALADSVQEVVEMEPDQIEPAPHIGTRLNTDFIKGMGKHDDNFIMILDIDRVFSEQEMAAVTEAGGSEQA, from the coding sequence ATGGCTGTCGCAACAATAACGGAAACCGTGCAGTACCTGACCTTCAAGCTGGCGGATGAGATATTTGCCCTTGATGTGGCAAAGGTACGTGAAATTCTTGAATACACCTCCATCACCAAGGTACCCCAGACCCCGGAATTCATGCGGGGGGTGATCAACCTGCGGGGCAGCGTGGTGCCGGTGGTTGACCTGCGCCTGAAGTTCGGCATGGAGTCAACGGAGCAGACCGTCAACACCTGCATCATTGTGGTGGAAGTCACCCTTGAAGGAGATACCACCGTACTGGGGGCCCTGGCTGACTCTGTCCAGGAGGTGGTGGAGATGGAGCCGGACCAGATCGAGCCGGCTCCCCATATCGGCACCCGCCTGAACACCGACTTCATCAAGGGGATGGGCAAGCATGACGACAATTTCATCATGATCCTGGATATTGACCGGGTTTTCTCGGAACAGGAGATGGCGGCAGTAACCGAGGCCGGTGGTTCAGAGCAGGCATAG
- a CDS encoding methyl-accepting chemotaxis protein, which produces MLKNMKIGSRLGFGFGVIMVLLVVVGGFSVMEINDMNGNINRMANEMFPKTVAANDVIDQVNVAARALRNMALVKSPQDMEKEYARIPEARKIIDEKLKYLNSTITSEKGKGLLKALNDVIPGYRKSTEDYLKLLRAGKSEEALAILMGDLRKSQNAYIAAVNDIIHYQTELMNQAGTTAAADASKAKTIVISLLVVALALGVLLGVMITRSITRPVNACVDAANKIAQGDTNVTLDTTSNDETGVLQQAMQKMVDAVNALIKDAGMLSDAAIAGKLATRADASQHQGDFQKIVVGVNDTLDAVIGPLNVAAEYVDRISKGDIPPRITDSYNGDFNEIKNNLNQCIDAVNALVADANLLSQAAVEGKLATRADATKHQGDFRRIVSGVNDTLDAVIGPLNVAAEYVDRISKGDIPPRITDSYNGDFNEIKNNLNQCIDAVNALVADANLLSQAAVEGKLATRADATKHQGDFRRIVSGVNDTLDAVIGPLNVAADYVDKISKGDIPAKISDSYNGDFNTIKNNLNTCIDAVNSLVSDANLLSKAAVDGKLATRADASKHQGDFRKIVQGVNDTLDAVIGPLNVAAEYVERISKGDMPKVITDSYNGDFNAIKNNLNVLIEATNSITANAKLVAQGNLMVELKKRSEQDELMESLQNMVDKLKEVVREVQAAADGVATGGQELAATAQSLSQGATEQAASAEEVSSSMEEMSSSIKQNADNASQTEKISNKSAADAREGGKAVQETVAAMKEIATKISIIEEIARQTNLLALNAAIEAARAGEHGKGFAVVASEVRKLAERSQTAAGEISELSGRSVQVAEAAGQMLTAILPDIQRTAELVQEISASSKEQDAGADQINKAIQQLDQVIQQNASAAEEMASTTEELTSQAEQLKATISFFQLDTHGMQRALPHRSAPAVSKRSLPPTHTAAKPSKTGGGVQIDLGSTAKDHLDDEFEKF; this is translated from the coding sequence ATGCTCAAGAACATGAAGATCGGCTCCCGGTTAGGGTTCGGCTTCGGCGTCATCATGGTACTGCTGGTTGTTGTCGGTGGATTTTCCGTTATGGAAATCAACGACATGAACGGCAATATCAACAGGATGGCAAATGAAATGTTTCCCAAAACCGTGGCTGCCAACGATGTCATTGATCAGGTAAACGTTGCTGCCCGCGCTCTGCGCAACATGGCATTGGTCAAATCTCCCCAGGATATGGAAAAGGAGTATGCCCGGATACCGGAAGCCAGAAAAATAATTGATGAGAAACTGAAATATCTCAACAGCACTATCACCAGCGAAAAAGGCAAGGGACTGCTTAAAGCGCTAAATGATGTCATTCCGGGCTATCGAAAATCAACGGAAGACTACCTTAAGCTGCTACGAGCCGGTAAGTCAGAGGAAGCCCTAGCAATACTCATGGGCGATCTCCGTAAATCCCAGAATGCCTATATTGCTGCCGTTAACGACATTATTCACTACCAGACCGAACTGATGAACCAAGCCGGCACAACTGCTGCTGCCGATGCATCCAAGGCAAAGACCATTGTCATCAGCCTGCTGGTGGTGGCCCTGGCCCTGGGCGTGCTCTTGGGGGTGATGATCACCCGTTCCATCACCCGTCCGGTCAATGCCTGCGTTGATGCGGCCAACAAGATTGCCCAGGGTGACACCAACGTGACCCTGGACACCACCAGCAACGACGAGACCGGTGTTCTGCAGCAGGCGATGCAGAAGATGGTGGATGCGGTGAACGCCCTGATCAAGGATGCCGGCATGCTGTCCGACGCTGCCATTGCGGGCAAGCTTGCCACCCGTGCCGATGCCTCCCAGCACCAGGGTGATTTCCAGAAGATCGTGGTGGGTGTCAACGACACCCTGGACGCGGTGATTGGTCCCCTGAACGTGGCTGCCGAGTACGTGGACCGCATTTCCAAGGGCGACATTCCGCCGAGGATCACCGACAGCTACAACGGCGACTTCAACGAAATCAAGAACAACCTCAACCAGTGTATTGACGCCGTCAACGCCCTGGTTGCCGATGCCAACCTGCTCTCCCAGGCGGCGGTTGAGGGCAAACTTGCCACCCGTGCCGATGCCACCAAGCACCAGGGGGATTTCCGCAGGATCGTGTCCGGGGTCAACGACACCCTGGATGCGGTGATTGGTCCCTTGAACGTGGCTGCCGAGTACGTGGACCGCATTTCCAAGGGTGACATTCCGCCGAGGATCACCGACAGCTACAACGGCGACTTCAACGAGATCAAGAACAACCTCAACCAGTGTATTGACGCCGTCAACGCCCTGGTTGCCGATGCCAACCTGCTCTCCCAGGCGGCGGTTGAGGGCAAACTTGCCACCCGTGCCGATGCCACCAAGCACCAGGGGGATTTCCGCAGGATCGTATCCGGGGTCAACGACACCCTGGATGCCGTCATCGGCCCCCTGAATGTGGCTGCAGACTATGTTGACAAGATATCAAAAGGCGATATTCCCGCCAAAATCAGCGACAGCTACAACGGTGACTTCAACACCATCAAGAACAACCTGAACACCTGCATTGATGCGGTGAACAGCCTGGTATCCGACGCCAACCTGCTCTCCAAGGCAGCAGTTGACGGCAAACTTGCCACCCGTGCCGATGCTTCCAAGCACCAGGGGGATTTCCGCAAGATCGTCCAGGGTGTCAACGACACCCTGGATGCGGTGATTGGTCCCTTGAACGTGGCTGCCGAGTACGTGGAGCGCATCTCCAAGGGTGACATGCCCAAAGTCATTACGGACAGCTACAACGGCGACTTCAACGCCATCAAGAACAACCTGAACGTGCTGATCGAAGCCACCAACTCCATCACTGCCAACGCCAAGCTGGTTGCCCAGGGCAACCTGATGGTTGAGCTGAAGAAGCGCAGCGAGCAGGATGAGCTGATGGAATCGTTGCAGAACATGGTGGACAAGTTGAAAGAGGTGGTGCGTGAAGTCCAGGCTGCTGCCGACGGCGTTGCCACCGGCGGTCAGGAGCTGGCGGCAACCGCCCAGTCCCTCTCCCAGGGAGCAACCGAGCAGGCGGCAAGCGCCGAAGAGGTCTCAAGCTCCATGGAGGAGATGTCCTCCAGCATCAAGCAGAACGCCGACAACGCCTCCCAGACCGAGAAGATCTCCAACAAGTCCGCTGCCGATGCCCGCGAGGGCGGCAAGGCGGTTCAGGAGACGGTGGCTGCCATGAAGGAGATTGCCACCAAGATCAGCATCATTGAAGAGATTGCCCGCCAGACCAACCTTCTGGCCTTGAACGCCGCCATTGAGGCGGCGAGAGCCGGCGAGCACGGCAAGGGATTTGCGGTGGTTGCCAGCGAAGTGAGAAAGCTTGCGGAAAGAAGCCAGACCGCAGCCGGCGAGATATCCGAACTGTCGGGCAGAAGCGTTCAGGTTGCCGAGGCTGCCGGTCAGATGCTGACCGCCATCTTGCCGGACATCCAGCGTACTGCCGAACTGGTGCAGGAGATCAGCGCCTCCAGCAAGGAGCAGGATGCCGGTGCCGACCAGATCAACAAGGCGATCCAGCAACTGGATCAGGTGATCCAGCAGAACGCCTCGGCAGCGGAAGAGATGGCCTCCACCACGGAAGAGCTGACCAGCCAGGCCGAGCAGTTGAAGGCCACCATCTCCTTCTTCCAGTTGGACACTCACGGCATGCAGCGTGCCCTTCCCCACCGGTCGGCACCTGCGGTATCGAAACGGTCGCTGCCGCCGACACACACCGCGGCCAAACCCTCCAAAACAGGAGGCGGCGTGCAGATCGACCTGGGAAGCACAGCAAAAGACCACCTGGATGACGAATTCGAAAAATTCTGA
- a CDS encoding MBL fold metallo-hydrolase produces MRVFQLTRNPKVYTCRSYLLLGDWNQLDDVNTLIDPGTDDFTFSEIDRISTGCGKVPVEQVLLTHNHFDHAASADLFRQRYGARVYAWVDGPGVDHLLHEGQILRAGDDYLEVIHTPGHSSDSIAFYCQAEKLLFSGDTQLRIRSSGGKYTQDYVQSLLKLSQRHIDLVYPGHDEPFTHDVQSIILETLKNVRNSNVV; encoded by the coding sequence ATGCGGGTATTTCAACTGACAAGAAACCCGAAGGTTTACACCTGTCGCTCGTACCTCCTGCTGGGGGACTGGAATCAACTGGACGATGTAAATACCCTGATTGATCCCGGGACCGACGATTTTACCTTCTCTGAAATAGACCGGATCTCCACCGGTTGCGGCAAGGTGCCGGTGGAACAGGTTCTGCTGACGCACAACCATTTTGACCATGCCGCCTCGGCCGACCTCTTCCGGCAGCGCTATGGTGCGCGGGTTTACGCCTGGGTTGATGGTCCCGGCGTGGACCACCTGCTGCACGAGGGACAGATTCTCCGGGCCGGTGACGATTATCTTGAGGTAATCCACACCCCGGGCCATTCCTCAGACTCTATAGCGTTCTACTGTCAGGCAGAGAAACTGCTCTTTTCCGGTGACACCCAACTGCGTATCCGCAGCAGTGGCGGCAAATACACCCAGGACTACGTTCAGTCGCTACTGAAGCTTTCACAACGGCACATCGACCTGGTCTACCCCGGGCATGACGAACCGTTTACCCATGATGTACAGTCCATTATTCTTGAAACCCTGAAAAACGTAAGAAACAGCAACGTGGTATAA
- a CDS encoding response regulator — MKALVVDDQEINREILQVMLEEFAVVSTAASGKEAIAAVTAAIDGGSPFDLICMDISMPSMSGHEAMQRIRSLEAEKQAVRATAFMVTASSDPDDMVSALIQGECDDYLPKPVMRRTFVELLQKHHLI, encoded by the coding sequence ATGAAAGCACTGGTAGTTGACGATCAGGAGATAAACCGGGAGATACTGCAAGTAATGCTTGAAGAGTTCGCCGTAGTGTCAACCGCGGCTTCGGGAAAGGAAGCCATTGCCGCTGTAACGGCGGCCATCGACGGGGGCAGCCCCTTTGATCTGATCTGTATGGATATCAGCATGCCCTCCATGAGCGGTCACGAAGCCATGCAGCGGATACGCTCTCTTGAGGCGGAAAAGCAGGCAGTTCGCGCAACCGCATTCATGGTAACCGCAAGCAGCGACCCTGATGACATGGTTTCGGCGTTGATTCAGGGCGAGTGCGACGACTATCTTCCCAAGCCGGTCATGCGCCGGACCTTTGTCGAACTGCTGCAAAAACACCATCTGATTTGA
- a CDS encoding DUF342 domain-containing protein: protein MSEPSAEPQKTIVLQAKRQGYTVSFEITPNRLECWCSYAPSGLGGAPLTETDLTGFLRQYKILEGIQQESLQRLLHAAATGTAVSNLLLAVGTPMVVGRNGFINLAVQPPAPEEGDAGNNDNQVDFRQVQVFLNVDPGDLIGTIMAPEPGTPGMTIHGETIPPQAGVPLSVKIGQNVRLDDDGVSLFATATGRIYCKEADISVEELYTVSGDVDFKVGNIQFKGFVEIKGDVLDGFSVQADKGIRIHGNVGACTIKSQGDISVCGMNGQGRGTIVCGGNLNANFLYDTAIECDGTVTAEVEIRNCTINCLGAIKVAKGGLAGGESVALGGIETAVLGTVTSLKTRVIAGAHHRDLFEINQLFNDLKQLIEQFSSSPAALKNPMDFSVRKLAITKQIQEIRSRVYENCNPKVNVRKHLYEGVTIVLGTLSEQVKEERDGPLTIIENTLEGGFRYLGMTGLEFRAADIEQSFVLQAQRENAA, encoded by the coding sequence ATGAGCGAACCGTCTGCAGAACCGCAGAAAACGATTGTACTCCAGGCAAAACGCCAGGGGTACACCGTTTCCTTTGAAATCACCCCCAACCGGCTTGAATGCTGGTGCAGTTATGCCCCCTCCGGTCTTGGGGGGGCTCCTCTGACCGAAACCGATCTGACCGGTTTCCTGCGGCAGTACAAAATTCTCGAAGGAATTCAGCAGGAGAGCCTGCAGCGACTCCTGCATGCAGCCGCCACCGGCACCGCAGTTTCCAACCTGCTGCTGGCCGTGGGAACACCGATGGTGGTTGGAAGAAACGGTTTCATCAACTTGGCCGTACAACCTCCCGCACCGGAGGAGGGCGACGCCGGGAACAATGATAATCAGGTTGACTTTCGCCAGGTCCAGGTGTTTCTCAACGTCGATCCGGGAGACCTGATTGGAACCATCATGGCGCCCGAGCCGGGCACTCCCGGCATGACCATCCATGGTGAAACCATCCCGCCGCAGGCCGGCGTCCCCCTGTCCGTAAAGATCGGCCAGAATGTCCGCCTGGATGACGACGGAGTCTCGCTGTTCGCCACCGCCACCGGGCGGATCTATTGCAAGGAAGCCGATATATCGGTGGAAGAACTCTATACCGTCTCCGGCGATGTCGACTTTAAGGTTGGCAACATCCAGTTCAAGGGGTTCGTGGAAATCAAGGGTGACGTACTGGACGGTTTTTCGGTGCAGGCCGACAAGGGAATCAGGATTCATGGTAACGTCGGTGCCTGTACCATCAAATCCCAGGGTGACATCTCCGTGTGCGGCATGAACGGCCAGGGACGGGGTACCATTGTCTGCGGTGGTAATCTGAATGCCAACTTCCTGTACGATACCGCCATCGAATGTGACGGCACGGTCACTGCCGAAGTCGAAATCCGTAACTGTACCATCAACTGCCTGGGCGCCATCAAAGTCGCCAAGGGAGGACTGGCCGGCGGCGAGAGCGTTGCCCTTGGCGGTATTGAGACCGCAGTGCTCGGTACGGTTACATCGCTCAAGACACGGGTCATTGCCGGCGCTCATCATCGTGACCTTTTTGAAATCAACCAGTTGTTCAATGACCTGAAGCAGTTGATCGAGCAGTTCAGCTCTTCGCCGGCAGCCCTGAAGAACCCCATGGATTTCAGTGTCCGCAAACTGGCCATCACCAAACAGATTCAGGAGATACGCTCGCGGGTCTACGAAAATTGTAACCCGAAGGTGAACGTCAGGAAGCACCTCTACGAGGGAGTCACCATTGTCCTGGGTACCCTCAGTGAACAGGTGAAGGAGGAGCGGGACGGCCCCCTTACCATCATAGAAAACACCCTTGAAGGCGGCTTTCGCTACCTGGGCATGACCGGCCTCGAATTCAGGGCCGCCGATATCGAGCAGTCGTTCGTACTGCAGGCACAACGGGAGAACGCCGCCTGA